A single region of the Brachypodium distachyon strain Bd21 chromosome 3, Brachypodium_distachyon_v3.0, whole genome shotgun sequence genome encodes:
- the LOC100841952 gene encoding uncharacterized protein LOC100841952, which yields MDVVQALASATQLVSAMVSAVGALEQAAADAHEAPRRLQVLENFVSDLEVLVQQARQKHAHKMHGPQLERQFQSLTGLMDQLHVNITKARRALKKGKGKGLARVVWSSVVGDPLMKYIQLIRDDLNWWLELQKLTQSVSNVIASTAKGTPSLVRVKSENGYPVSEKCDYVREILERDAGHRVVLIVGLSGIGKSCLARQIASAPPGNFVDGAIELSFGRWCSRAACNGSRSEFHRRLVRKICKFLVQIGSMTVNEDISKDLEDVCCLLQTALVGRSMLILLDDVWEQDIVDRFTRLYDNDCRYLVTARDEAVYEIAEAEKVEISKEDIKKISKGILLYHSLLSVEELPHVADVLLDRCGHHPLTVAVLGKALRKETKVDKWEKAISNLSTYATCAPGPVSYVNEKEVETTLTIFGSFEFSLEAMPENSRRFFMVLAAISWEEPIPEACLESIWSALVQDSLFPIVVSKLVEGSLIIKLEDQSMYHMHDMVSLYLENKQNDAVHTLLTDSFPEYAALVAPWLFIFGKDSAKVPAEQKIRSFFSLLEFMEIEILLASTTQALMACKSISEFESGRLGFSKMLGPRIAELISVGSATLIVAVAKAITVVFFQGDYANLSQSLETAGSVDKLICVLSGHEDSSTVANVSAVLAKVSEHVSATIADEILASIPMDRMAELLSPENEEWHEIVFTTLASLIKVGKLKAVESMIEAGIDKKLLILLGRGSEISQHHAIITLKTFCELGAPLQECMGPGLLIHLPWQARLSLERFVLTNQNVVPSLKPQYFEVLLHRILQSDSKEIIEAIQGLLPLAERANDPRVQGLLLGSNLSDRLSCLLECREVGNNQVRSQTAFLVMKLACTGGEPYVRRFLELNIVHELIAMMQCTTDELQDSAYHALNQIVYAKGGTLVLQRFLQLGTIEKLVNLLDRKCVKTKDLVVQLLVDIAAVGTKPCIERMLTSQVIEKLVALEKIGGCFSGAVSRYIHGLNMCKNIQSAERAVMKQHILRKVRSAARGDNLEASLVASVEACISEGTKGASSSGRRNK from the exons ATGGACGTCGTGCAAGCACTTGCATCGGCGACGCAGCTGGTGTCTGCAATGGTGTCCGCGGTGGGAGCGCTGGAGCAGGCGGCCGCAGACGCGCATGAGGCTCCCAGGAGGCTGCAGGTGCTCGAGAATTTCGTATCCGACCTTGAGGTGTTGGTGCAGCAGGCTAGGCAGAAGCACGCTCACAAGATGCACGGCCCGCAGCTCGAGCGTCAGTTCCAGAGCTTGACCGGGCTCATGGATCAGCTCCATGTCAACATCACCAAGGCAAGGCGGGCCTTGAAGAAGGGTAAAGGGAAGGGATTGGCTAGGGTGGTGTGGAGCTCGGTGGTGGGAGATCCACTCATGAAGTATATTCAGCTGATCAGAGATGATCTCAACTGGTGGCTGGAACTGCAGAAGTTGACACAGAGCGTCAGCAATGTCATTGCGTCTACAGCCAAGGGTACACCGTCGTTGGTGAGAGTCAAGTCTGAGAATGGCTATCCAGTGTCAGAGAAATGTGATTATGTTAGGGAGATTTTGGAGAGGGATGCTGGTCATCGCGTTGTCCTGATTGTTGGATTATCTGGTATCGGGAAGTCGTGCCTTGCTCGACAAATAGCATCTGCACCTCCTGGTAATTTTGTGGATGGTGCAATTGAGCTTAGTTTTGGGCGGTGGTGCAGTAGAGCAGCATGTAATGGAAGCAGGAGCGAGTTCCATAGGCGTCTTGTTAGGAAGATATGCAAATTCCTAGTGCAGATTGGTTCCATGACTGTCAATGAGGACATAAGCAAAGATCTTGAAGATGTATGTTGCTTGCTTCAGACCGCGCTGGTCGGTAGGAGCATGTTAATACTACTTGATGATGTCTGGGAGCAAGACATAGTCGATCGCTTCACGAGACTATATGATAATGATTGCCGGTATCTTGTGACTGCAAGGGATGAAGCAGTTTATGAGATAGCAGAAGCTGAAAAGGTAGAAATATCCAAAGAGGACATCAAGAAAATCAGCAAGGGCATTCTTCTTTATCATAGTCTTCTTAGTGTCGAAGAGCTTCCG CATGTTGCAGATGTCTTGCTGGACCGTTGTGGACACCATCCCCTTACAGTTGCTGTCTTGGGTAAGGCTCTCAGGAAGGAGACCAAAGTGGACAAGTGGGAGAAAGCAATATCCAACCTTTCCACCTATGCAACTTGTGCACCAGGTCCAGTTTCATATGTGAATGAGAAAGAAGTTGAGACCACATTGACCATCTTTGGATCTTTTGAGTTCAGCTTGGAAGCAATGCCAGAAAATTCACGAAGGTTTTTCATGGTTCTTGCAGCTATCTCATGGGAAGAACCTATACCTGAGGCGTGCCTTGAATCCATTTGGTCAGCACTTGTGCAGGACAGTTTATTCCCTATTGTTGTTTCAAAACTAGTAGAAGGCTCACTCATCATCAAACTGGAAGACCAATCAATGTatcatatgcatgacatggtTTCACTTTACCTtgagaacaaacaaaatgatgCTGTTCATACTCTTTTGACCGATTCTTTTCCTGAATATGCTGCATTGGTGGCTCCTtggctttttatttttggcaAAGACAGTGCAAAAGTGCCAGCTGAGCAGAAGATTAGAtcattcttttctttgctAGAGTTCATGGAGATTGAGATCTTACTGGCAAGCACTACCCAAGCTCTCATGGCATGCAAATCAATATCTGAATTTGAGTCTGGCAGGCTTGGGTTCAGCAAAATGCTTGGACCACGGATAGCAGAGCTAATTTCTGTTGGGTCAGCAACTCTTATTGTTGCTGTTGCGAAAGCTATCACGGTCGTCTTTTTCCAAGGAGACTATGCAAATCTCTCCCAATCTCTCGAAACAGCAGGTTCTGTCGATAAATTAATTTGTGTTCTTTCTGGCCATGAAGATTCTTCGACTGTAGCCAACGTTTCTGCTGTTCTTGCCAAGGTATCTGAGCATGTTAGTGCCACAATTGCTGACGAAATTTTGGCAAGCATTCCCATGGACCGAATGGCAGAACTATTGTCTCCAGAAAATGAGGAGTGGCATGAAATTGTGTTTACAACTCTAGCATCTCTTATAAAAGTGGGGAAGCTAAAGGCTGTTGAGTCAATGATCGAAGCGGGAATTGACAAGAAGCTTCTTATACTTCTAGGCCGTGGTTCTGAGATCTCACAGCATCATGCAATTATCACGTTAAAAACTTTTTGTGAGCTCGGTGCTCCACTTCAAGAGTGCATGGGGCCTGGATTGTTGATTCATTTGCCATGGCAGGCTCGGCTTAGCTTGGAGAGATTTGTTTTAACTAACCAAAATGTAGTTCCATCACTAAAGCCTCAGTATTTCGAGGTGCTGCTTCACAGGATTCTGCAATCAGACAGCAAAGAGATCATTGAAGCTATCCAAGGTTTATTACCTCTTGCTGAGAGGGCTAATGACCCTAGGGTGCAAGGTCTTCTTTTAGGAAGCAATCTGTCTGATAGGTTGTCATGTCTGCTCGAATGCAGGGAAGTCGGAAACAATCAAGTAAGATCTCAGACTGCCTTTCTGGTAATGAAATTGGCTTGCACCGGAGGCGAGCCATATGTCCGTAGGTTCCTGGAGCTTAATATTGTCCATGAGCTCATCGCAATGATGCAGTGCACTACTGACGAGCTCCAGGATTCTGCTTACCATGCCCTGAATCAGATTGTCTATGCAAAGGGAGGAACGTTAGTCTTGCAGAGATTTCTACAGCTAGGAACTATAGAAAAATTGGTCAATCTGCTCGACCGCAAGTGTGTGAAGACAAAGGACCTTGTGGTGCAACTTCTCGTTGACATTGCAGCGGTCGGAACCAAACCCTGCATCGAAAGAATGCTCACTTCCCAAGTCATCGAGAAGCTTGTTGCCCTTGAGAAAATAGGTGGGTGTTTCAGCGGAGCAGTGTCAAGATATATCCATGGATTGAACATGTGCAAGAACATCCAGTCTGCTGAGAGGGCAGTGATGAAGCAACATATTTTGAGGAAAGTGAGATCGGCAGCGAGAGGGGATAATCTGGAGGCGAGTCTAGTTGCCTCTGTGGAGGCCTGCATTTCTGAAGGCACAAAGGGAGCTAGCAGTAGTGGCAGGAGAAATAAGTAG
- the LOC100832046 gene encoding isoflavone 2'-hydroxylase: MDDSTLCATVFLLLLVPLLALMQTLRRRRRSGRNPAARRKNLPLPGPAALPIVGHLHLFEKPLHRTLTRLAARHGAVFSLRFGSRLVAVVSSAAAAEECLGGAQDVAFANRPRLPSGRILSYDWSTMGTASYGPYWRHVRRVAVTELMTAHRVEQFAGVHLREARSMARALFRAAGPGRVRVELKSRLFELLMNAMMGMICDRAFYGAGGDGEVSEEARWFREMVEETMALSGASTVWDFLPAALRWLDVGGVGRRLWRLRESRTKFLQGLIDEQRRKKKKGEEGQRTMIGVLLSVQSKDPEACSDELIRSLCISSLEAGTSTSAETIEWAMSLLLNNPEAMLKARDEIDACCSCMAGGEPPRLLEAADLPKLNYLRCVIMETLRLYPPAPLLVPHESSADCAVAGFHVPKGTMLLVNTFAIHRDPELWDHPASFVPERFEDGGNGGDRMVIPFGMGRRRCPAEHLGMQMVGLGLGTMIQCFDWERVGEELVDMAEGSGLTMPKLVPLEAFYQPRPSMLHLLSEI, from the exons ATGGATGATAGTACCTTGTGCGCcaccgtcttcctcctcctcctcgtgccACTCTTGGCACTCATGCAAACCCTACGACGTCGCCGGCGAAGCGGAAGAAATCCAGCTGCTCGCCGGAAGAACCTGCCGCTACCGGGACCGGCCGCCCTCCCCATCGTCGGCCACCTGCACCTCTTCGAGAAGCCGCTGCACCGCACCCTGAcccgcctcgccgcgcgccacgGCGCCGTCTTCAGCCTCCGCTTCGGGTCCCGCCTCGTGGCCGTGGTgtcctccgcggccgccgccgaggagtgCCTGGGCGGCGCGCAGGACGTGGCGTTCGCGAACCGGCCGCGGCTCCCGTCGGGGCGGATCCTCTCTTACGACTGGTCCACCATGGGCACCGCCAGCTACGGGCCCTACTGGCGCCACGtccgccgcgtcgccgtcaCGGAGCTCATGACGGCGCACCGGGTCGAACAGTTCGCGGGCGTCCACCTCCGCGAGGCCCGGTCCATGGCGCGCGCCCTCTTCCGCGCCGCGGGGCCGGGGCGCGTCCGCGTGGAGCTCAAGTCACGTCTGTTCGAGCTGCTCATGAACGCCATGATGGGCATGATCTGCGATAGAGCCTTCTACGGCGCCGGTGGGGATGGGGAGGTGAGCGAGGAGGCAAGGTGGTTCAGGGAGATGGTGGAGGAGACGATGGCGCTGAGCGGCGCGTCGACGGTGTGGGACTTcctgccggcggcgctgcggtgGCTGGACGTGGGCGGGGTAGGGCGGCGGCTGTGGCGGCTGCGGGAGAGCCGGACCAAGTTTCTGCAGGGGCTCATCgacgagcagaggaggaagaagaagaagggcgagGAGGGGCAGAGGACCATGATCGGGGTGCTGCTGTCGGTGCAGAGCAAGGACCCCGAGGCGTGCTCGGACGAGCTCATCCGCTCCCTCTGCATC AGCTCCCTAGAAGCCGGGACAAGCACATCAGCCGAGACGATCGAGTGGGCGATGTCGCTCTTGCTGAACAACCCGGAAGCGATGCTGAAAGCCCGGGACGAGATCGACGCATGCTGCAGCtgcatggccggcggcgaacCCCCACGGCTGCTCGAGGCAGCCGATCTTCCGAAGCTGAACTACCTCCGCTGCGTCATCATGGAGACGCTCCGGCTgtacccgccggcgccgctgctcgtcCCGCACGAATCGTCCGCCGACTGCGCCGTCGCCGGGTTCCACGTCCCCAAGGGCACGATGCTCCTCGTCAACACGTTCGCCATCCACAGGGATCCCGAGCTATGGGATCACCCGGCAAGCTTCGTTCCTGAGAG GTTTGAGGATGGGGGAAATGGAGGTGATAGGATGGTGATACCGTTTGGCATGGGGAGACGGCGATGCCCGGCGGAGCACTTGGGGATGCAGATGGTGGGGCTCGGTCTTGGCACCATGATTCAGTGCTTCGACTGGGAAAGGGTGGGAGAAGAGCTCGTGGACATGGCCGAAGGGTCTGGCCTAACCATGCCAAAGCTTGTCCCTTTGGAGGCCTTCTACCAGCCTCGGCCGTCCATGCTCCATCTTCTTTCCGAGATTTAG
- the LOC100843780 gene encoding TATA-binding protein-associated factor 2N isoform X2 gives MNRKPGDWDCRACQHLNFSRRDLCQRCGEPRGAADRGSGGGALGGDYANFGARGGGGSSFGAGFGAGSDVRPGDWYCTCGAHNFASRSNCFKCTAFKEEAAVNGGAGGFDGEMSRSRGFGFGGGSGMGGGMGGAMGAAAAGGRASRPGWKSGDWICTRSGCNEHNFASRLECFRCNAPRDSGTEV, from the exons ATGAACAGGAAGCCAGGAGACTGGGACTGCAGGGCGTGCCAGCACCTGAACTTCAGCCGCCGGGACCTATGCCAGCGCTGCGGCGAGCCTCGCGGTGCTGCTGACCGTGGcagcggtggtggtgctctTGGTGGTGACTACGCCAACTTTGGTgcccgtggtggtggtggctccTCCTTTGGTGCCGGCTTCGGTGCTGGTTCTGACGTCCGTCCGGGTGACTGGtactgcacctgcggcgcacACAACTTCGCCAGCCGCTCCAACTGCTTCAAGTGTACCGCCTTCAAGGAGGAAGCGGCCGTGAATGGTGGTGCTGGTGGTTTTGATGGTGAGATGTCACGTTCAAGGGGCTTTGGCTTtggtggcggcagcgggatgggtggCGGCATGGGTGGTGCCatgggcgccgccgcagccggtgGTCGTGCTAGTCGCCCTGGCTGGAAGTCTGGAGACTGGATTTGCACCAG GTCTGGATGCAATGAGCACAACTTCGCCAGCAGGCTGGAGTGCTTCAGGTGCAACGCACCGCGGGACTCCG GCACTGAGGTGTAG
- the LOC100843780 gene encoding TATA-binding protein-associated factor 2N isoform X1 — MNRKPGDWDCRACQHLNFSRRDLCQRCGEPRGAADRGSGGGALGGDYANFGARGGGGSSFGAGFGAGSDVRPGDWYCTCGAHNFASRSNCFKCTAFKEEAAVNGGAGGFDGEMSRSRGFGFGGGSGMGGGMGGAMGAAAAGGRASRPGWKSGDWICTRSGCNEHNFASRLECFRCNAPRDSGSATPYENFLH, encoded by the exons ATGAACAGGAAGCCAGGAGACTGGGACTGCAGGGCGTGCCAGCACCTGAACTTCAGCCGCCGGGACCTATGCCAGCGCTGCGGCGAGCCTCGCGGTGCTGCTGACCGTGGcagcggtggtggtgctctTGGTGGTGACTACGCCAACTTTGGTgcccgtggtggtggtggctccTCCTTTGGTGCCGGCTTCGGTGCTGGTTCTGACGTCCGTCCGGGTGACTGGtactgcacctgcggcgcacACAACTTCGCCAGCCGCTCCAACTGCTTCAAGTGTACCGCCTTCAAGGAGGAAGCGGCCGTGAATGGTGGTGCTGGTGGTTTTGATGGTGAGATGTCACGTTCAAGGGGCTTTGGCTTtggtggcggcagcgggatgggtggCGGCATGGGTGGTGCCatgggcgccgccgcagccggtgGTCGTGCTAGTCGCCCTGGCTGGAAGTCTGGAGACTGGATTTGCACCAG GTCTGGATGCAATGAGCACAACTTCGCCAGCAGGCTGGAGTGCTTCAGGTGCAACGCACCGCGGGACTCCGGTAGCGCCACGCCATACGAAAACTTCTT GCACTGA